In the Colletotrichum higginsianum IMI 349063 chromosome 7 map unlocalized unitig_7, whole genome shotgun sequence genome, one interval contains:
- a CDS encoding putative Secretory lipase, producing MRPFIILAAALLGAVNALDPICDAECQKGCDEACQAAIQTTYEAESALWVGDIVSDPFYSTPANSTGAKPGDILRWEDVPAEQLTSNWTIPAGLSLSRLLYVTEDVDRKPIPASAWVLLPFHNPFAKPGGGGGGAEQNKLRTVVWTHGTAGRSRLCAPTNNKGLYYDWKAPFILAESGYAVIAPDYAGQGSDIPQGFMYESGWLHVADVAYSLVAARKAIGDLLGSKWVVYGHSEGGMTAWRTNERLAQPGQEALLAAGEFLGSVAAAPALRPQKLIPASLTRAQGQPARDPFSVYFLQSLAALFPDQIKVADYLGEVPLQRLGALDKSCFQSGFAIVGGFTPEQLYRNTSWLTHPVTDDWAVRYNGQGPHSVKAPMLVISGEDDTITPNDLTLDDFNKTCAAFPGSSIHARVYPDMGHGQVLEAARADIAAWIDARFEGVPVPEGCVKEDVETITKRYATRDIFWHGSVVPF from the coding sequence ATGCGACCTTTCATCATCCTCGCGGCGGCACTTCTTGGTGCCGTCAACGCCCTCGACCCCATCTGCGACGCCGAGTGTCAGAAGGGATGCGACGAAGCCTGCCAGGCGGCCATCCAGACCACCTACGAGGCCGAGTCGGCCCTCTGGGTCGGCGACATCGTGTCGGACCCCTTCTACTCGACCCCGGCCAACTCCACCGGCGCCAAGCCGGGAGACATCCTGCGATGGGAGGACGTCCCCGCCGAGCAGCTCACCTCCAACTGGACCATCCCCGCCGGCCTCTCGCTCTCCCGTCTTCTCTACGTCACAGAGGACGTCGACCGTAAGCCCATACCGGCCTCTGCCTGGGTCCTGCTACCCTTTCACAACCCCTTCGCcaagcccggcggcggcggcggcggcgcggagcaGAACAAACTGCGCACCGTCGTCTGGACCCACGGGACCGCCGGCCGCAGCCGGCTCTGCGCGCCGACCAACAACAAGGGGCTCTACTACGACTGGAAGGCCCCCTTCATCCTGGCCGAGTCCGGGtacgccgtcatcgcccccGACTACGCCGGCCAGGGCTCCGACATCCCCCAGGGGTTCATGTACGAGTCTGGCTGGCTgcacgtcgccgacgtcgcctactccctcgtcgccgcgcgcaaggccatcggcgacctgctcggcAGCAAGTGGGTGGTCTACGGCCACAGCGAGGGCGGCATGACCGCCTGGCGCACCAACGAGCGTCTGGCCCAGCCCGGGCAGGAGGCCCTCCTGGCGGCCGGCGAGTTCCTCggctccgtcgccgccgcccccgccctGCGGCCGCAGAAGCTGATCCCCGCGTCCCTCACGCGTGCCCAGGGCCAGCCGGCCCGCGACCCCTTCTCGGTCTACTTCCTCCAGTCGCTGGCCGCGCTCTTCCCCGACCAGATCAAGGTGGCGGATtacctcggcgaggtcccGCTGCAGCGCCTCGGGGCCCTGGACAAGTCGTGCTTCCAGTCCGGgttcgccatcgtcggcggcttcaCGCCGGAGCAGCTCTACAGGAACACGAGCTGGCTGACGCACCCCGTGACGGACGACTGGGCGGTGCGGTACAACGGCCAGGGCCCGCACTCGGTCAAGGCCCCGATGCTGGTCATCTcgggcgaggacgacaccATCACGCCCAACGACCTGACcctcgacgacttcaacAAGACCTGCGCGGCCTTCCCCGGGAGTTCCATCCACGCGCGCGTGTACCCGGACATGGGACACGGGCAGGTCTTGGAGGCGGCCCGGGCCGACATCGCGGCCTGGATCGACGCCAGGTTCGAGGGCGTGCCTGTGCCCGAGGGCTGCGTCAaggaggacgtcgagacCATCACCAAGAGATATGCTACCAGGGACATCTTCTGGCACGGCTCAGTCGTTCCTTTCTGA